A section of the Pseudomonadota bacterium genome encodes:
- a CDS encoding fumarate hydratase C-terminal domain-containing protein, with translation NQVIYYCGPSPASPGRVIGACGPTTSSRMDLYAPKLLSLGLKGMIGKGKRSQSVKDAITQYRAIYFGATGGAGALLSKSVISCEVIAYEELGPEAVRKLGVKDMPLFVINDIYGNDLYETGMLKYEK, from the coding sequence AAATCAGGTGATATATTATTGTGGTCCTTCTCCTGCTTCTCCCGGAAGGGTGATAGGTGCCTGTGGTCCTACTACCAGTTCAAGGATGGATTTGTATGCCCCTAAATTGCTTTCTTTAGGTCTTAAGGGCATGATAGGCAAAGGAAAGAGATCACAATCAGTTAAAGATGCGATAACGCAGTACAGGGCTATATATTTTGGTGCAACAGGAGGGGCAGGTGCACTCCTCTCTAAAAGTGTTATATCTTGCGAGGTAATAGCCTACGAAGAACTCGGACCTGAGGCTGTGAGGAAGCTTGGAGTTAAGGATATGCCGTTATTTGTGATCAATGACATATATGGGAATGACTTGTATGAGACGGGTATGTTAAAGTATGAAAAGTAA
- a CDS encoding CDP-alcohol phosphatidyltransferase family protein, with protein sequence MISSKIGHSLDPVILKTYHLFFKDKVINPNIFTLCGTFFGFIAFLCIAYDFLLLGGIALLISGFFDLMDGALARNTNNVTRFGGFLDSVLDRYTDLSIMLGILIHFFRHGDLFNSTVTFVATIGIAIIPYAKARAEAASLPCNTGLLERPERLILILIGLFFGLLPYVIVVLAVFTHVTVIQRILFVKRLQK encoded by the coding sequence TTGATAAGTTCAAAAATTGGTCATTCTCTTGATCCAGTAATTCTCAAAACTTACCATCTATTTTTTAAAGATAAGGTCATAAACCCGAATATTTTCACTCTATGTGGAACATTTTTCGGGTTTATAGCATTTTTGTGCATTGCGTACGATTTCTTGTTGCTGGGCGGTATAGCACTTCTGATTTCAGGTTTTTTTGACCTCATGGATGGAGCTCTCGCAAGAAATACAAATAATGTGACACGATTCGGGGGATTTCTGGATTCTGTCCTGGATCGATACACCGACCTTTCTATAATGCTCGGGATACTGATTCATTTTTTTAGGCATGGTGATCTTTTTAATTCCACAGTAACATTTGTTGCTACTATCGGTATAGCAATAATACCTTATGCTAAAGCAAGGGCTGAAGCAGCATCTCTCCCATGTAATACCGGACTCTTGGAGAGACCGGAAAGATTAATACTGATATTGATAGGTTTATTCTTTGGTCTTTTGCCGTATGTAATTGTGGTACTTGCAGTATTCACACATGTTACAGTAATTCAAAGGATTCTGTTTGTAAAAAGGCTTCAAAAATAG
- a CDS encoding inositol-3-phosphate synthase gives MGEIRIGIVGVGNCASSLIQGLSYYSKKKNQIIGLMHYEICGYKPRDIRVVAAFDIDKRKVGKPLEKAIFASPNCTKVIKRDVAKSNVIVSMGHVLDGVSPHMKDYPAGRTFLVSGKKPDDVVKILKERGVEILINYLPVGSEKAARFYAESCLKSGTSLVNCIPVFIASDKTWVRRFKEKGIPIIGDDVKSQIGATIIHRALVKLFSDRGVKIDRTYQLNTGGNTDFLNMLNRERLVSKKISKTEAVQSMLDIPISSENIHIGPSDYVSWQNDNKVCFMRIEGRIFGDVPINLELRLSVEDSPNSAGCMIDAIRCCKVARDRKVSGVLESISAYTMKHPIKQIQDEIARSMVEEFIRGERER, from the coding sequence ATGGGAGAAATCCGTATTGGAATAGTTGGTGTTGGTAATTGTGCGAGTTCGCTTATTCAGGGATTAAGTTACTATTCAAAGAAAAAAAATCAAATAATAGGGCTTATGCATTATGAGATATGCGGTTATAAGCCCAGGGATATCAGAGTAGTTGCTGCCTTTGACATAGATAAAAGAAAGGTTGGAAAACCTCTTGAGAAGGCTATATTTGCCTCTCCAAATTGTACAAAGGTTATTAAAAGAGATGTAGCGAAATCAAATGTGATTGTTTCTATGGGTCATGTATTGGATGGTGTCTCACCCCACATGAAGGATTATCCTGCAGGAAGAACCTTTCTCGTATCAGGTAAAAAACCAGATGATGTGGTTAAGATACTTAAGGAGAGGGGGGTTGAGATACTAATCAACTACCTTCCCGTGGGTTCTGAGAAAGCAGCAAGGTTTTATGCTGAGTCTTGTCTGAAAAGCGGGACGAGTCTTGTGAACTGTATCCCTGTTTTTATCGCATCGGATAAAACATGGGTGAGAAGATTTAAAGAAAAAGGGATTCCAATAATAGGAGATGACGTAAAGTCGCAGATAGGCGCAACGATTATCCACAGGGCACTTGTGAAGTTGTTTAGTGACAGGGGTGTAAAAATAGACAGGACATATCAGTTAAATACAGGAGGGAATACAGATTTCCTGAATATGCTGAACAGGGAAAGGCTTGTATCGAAAAAGATATCAAAGACTGAGGCAGTTCAATCAATGTTGGATATACCAATTTCCTCAGAAAATATCCACATAGGGCCTTCTGATTATGTGTCGTGGCAGAATGACAATAAGGTATGCTTTATGAGAATAGAAGGGAGAATTTTCGGTGATGTTCCTATAAATCTTGAACTCAGGTTATCTGTGGAAGATTCGCCGAACAGCGCTGGATGTATGATAGATGCAATAAGATGCTGTAAGGTAGCAAGGGACAGAAAGGTAAGTGGGGTGCTCGAATCGATATCTGCATATACGATGAAGCATCCAATAAAGCAGATTCAAGATGAAATTGCAAGGAGCATGGTTGAAGAATTTATAAGGGGTGAAAGGGAAAGATAG